The following coding sequences are from one Pseudonocardia sp. EC080619-01 window:
- a CDS encoding amidase: MPVAVKGRWRLGGGAPAVRRLLAAGAVPIGTTSVPRGPGYQTWGATDRGPTRNPWRGDRSPGGSSAGSAAAVGAGIVPLATGSDGAGSVRIPAAWCGIIGYRPTSGLVPSTDPTGLATPGVLVRDPALLRPWLDAVTTGPVPAGSGSGAGSDAGFATAAWSDDLGFAARELDPDVVGIARAAAADLLRAAGAAAVDVPLRLHDPAPAWTALRHPDAGPAAVRAAHELRAANDRALRAFFARADLLLTPTTPAGPHGHDGPGGRMSVALTWAFNLSGHPAVSVPAGFGPDGCPVGLQMVARHGADEALLDLVAAHVPVARAAPF; encoded by the coding sequence CGACGTCGGTGCCCCGCGGTCCCGGGTACCAGACGTGGGGTGCGACCGACCGCGGCCCGACCCGCAACCCGTGGCGCGGCGACCGGTCGCCCGGCGGGTCGTCGGCCGGGTCGGCAGCGGCCGTCGGAGCGGGCATCGTGCCGCTCGCGACCGGGTCGGACGGCGCCGGCTCCGTCCGCATCCCGGCCGCCTGGTGCGGGATCATCGGGTACCGGCCGACGTCCGGGCTGGTGCCGTCGACGGACCCGACCGGGCTCGCGACCCCTGGTGTGCTGGTCCGGGATCCCGCGCTGCTGCGGCCCTGGCTGGACGCGGTCACCACGGGACCCGTGCCCGCCGGGTCCGGTTCCGGGGCCGGGAGCGACGCGGGGTTCGCCACGGCCGCGTGGTCCGACGATCTCGGGTTCGCCGCCCGGGAGCTCGATCCGGACGTCGTCGGGATCGCCCGGGCCGCGGCGGCCGACCTGCTCCGCGCGGCGGGGGCGGCCGCCGTCGACGTCCCGCTGCGGCTCCACGACCCCGCTCCGGCCTGGACCGCCCTGCGCCACCCGGACGCCGGTCCCGCCGCGGTCCGGGCCGCCCACGAGCTGCGCGCCGCGAACGACCGGGCGCTACGGGCGTTCTTCGCGCGGGCCGACCTGCTCCTCACCCCGACCACCCCTGCGGGGCCGCACGGTCACGACGGACCAGGCGGGCGGATGAGCGTGGCCCTGACCTGGGCGTTCAACCTGTCCGGGCATCCCGCGGTGAGCGTCCCGGCGGGGTTCGGCCCGGACGGCTGTCCGGTCGGCCTGCAGATGGTGGCCCGCCACGGCGCCGACGAGGCGCTGCTCGATCTGGTCGCGGCACACGTGCCGGTGGCCCGTGCGGCACCGTTCTGA
- the tal gene encoding transaldolase: protein MSNDRLAALSAAGVSIWLDDLSRERLNSGNLAQLIEQKNVVGVTTNPTIFAGALSDGAAYDEQVRELAARDAGVDDAIREITVADVQQACDVFSGTWEQTGGVDGRVSLEVDPRLAHDTEQTVAQAQDLFKAVDRPNLLVKIPATEAGLPAITRATAEGISVNVTLIFSVERYKAVMDAYLTGLERALENGQDLARIHSVGSFFVSRVDSEIDGRLEKIGGDEALGLRGRAAVANSRLAFAAYRSAFSGARWDALAAEGANAQRPLWASTGVKNPDYPDTLYVTELVVGNTVNTMPEKTLEAFADHGEVEGDKVTDTAGAAQQVFTDLEGVGIDLDDVYTVLENEGVEKFEKSWTELQDTVRQQLEAAK from the coding sequence ATGAGCAACGATCGTCTGGCCGCACTGTCGGCGGCCGGGGTGTCCATCTGGCTCGACGACCTGTCCCGCGAGCGCCTGAACAGCGGCAACCTCGCGCAGCTGATCGAGCAGAAGAACGTCGTCGGGGTCACCACCAACCCGACGATCTTCGCCGGGGCGCTGTCCGACGGCGCCGCCTACGACGAGCAGGTCCGTGAGCTCGCCGCCCGCGACGCCGGCGTCGACGACGCGATCCGCGAGATCACCGTCGCCGACGTCCAGCAGGCCTGTGACGTCTTCTCCGGCACCTGGGAGCAGACCGGCGGCGTCGACGGGCGGGTCTCGCTCGAGGTCGACCCGCGCCTGGCGCACGACACCGAGCAGACCGTGGCCCAGGCCCAGGACCTGTTCAAGGCCGTCGACCGGCCGAACCTGCTGGTCAAGATCCCGGCGACCGAGGCGGGCCTGCCCGCCATCACCCGGGCCACCGCGGAGGGCATCAGCGTCAACGTCACGCTGATCTTCTCGGTGGAGCGGTACAAGGCCGTCATGGACGCCTACCTCACCGGCCTGGAGCGGGCCCTGGAGAACGGCCAGGACCTGGCCCGGATCCACTCCGTCGGCTCGTTCTTCGTGTCCCGCGTGGACAGCGAGATCGACGGCCGGCTGGAGAAGATCGGCGGTGACGAGGCGCTCGGCCTGCGGGGCCGGGCGGCGGTGGCCAACTCCCGGCTGGCCTTCGCGGCCTACCGGAGCGCGTTCTCCGGCGCCCGCTGGGACGCACTGGCCGCCGAGGGCGCGAACGCCCAGCGGCCGCTGTGGGCGTCGACCGGGGTCAAGAACCCGGACTACCCGGACACCCTCTACGTCACCGAGCTCGTCGTCGGCAACACCGTCAACACGATGCCGGAGAAGACGCTCGAGGCGTTCGCCGACCACGGCGAGGTCGAGGGCGACAAGGTCACCGACACCGCGGGTGCGGCCCAGCAGGTCTTCACCGACCTCGAGGGCGTCGGCATCGACCTCGACGACGTCTACACGGTCCTCGAGAACGAGGGCGTCGAGAAGTTCGAGAAGTCCTGGACGGAGCTGCAGGACACCGTCCGGCAGCAGCTCGAGGCTGCGAAGTAG
- the tkt gene encoding transketolase translates to MSETATSPHAGDAAVAALTRAHVPADWTDLDRRAVDTIRVLAADAVQKCGSGHPGTAMSLAPLAYTLFQRVMRHDPADPDWMGRDRFVLSAGHSSLTLYIQLYLAGYGLEREDLEQLRKWGSLTPGHPEYGHTRGVEMTTGPLGQGLSSAVGMAIASRRERGLFDPDAPEGASPFDHQIYVIASDGDIEEGVASEASSLAGRQELGNLTVIYDANEISIEDDTAIALNEDTAKRYEAYGWHVQTVEGGENVTGILDALEAARAETARPSMIVLRTVIGYPAPNKMNTGAAHGAALGDDEVRAVKEVLGFDPDRDFEVDDDVLAHTRAVGERSRAAHDAWQGTFDEWAGREPHRKQLLDRLVAGRLPEGWAEALPTFEADEKGLATRKASGSVLAALADVLPELWGGSADLAESNNTSMKGVDSFGPKSASTGMWTTSPYGRTLHFGVREHAMGAVLNGIALHGPTRAYGGTFLVFSDYMRPAVRLAALMKTNPIYVWTHDSIGLGEDGPTHQPIEHLAALRAIPGLSVVRPGDANETTYAWKAALEAVDGGPVGFALTRQNVPTLTGTTAEGVARGGYVLEEASSGVPQLVIVATGSELHLAVRARKTLEAEGFGTRVVSMPCIEWFEAQDQDYRDSVLPPAVRARVSVEAGIAMPWRGYVGDAGRSVSIEHFGASADQATLFEKFGFTADTVAEAARETLAAAEKSS, encoded by the coding sequence TTGTCCGAGACCGCCACGTCCCCCCACGCCGGGGACGCCGCCGTCGCCGCGCTCACCCGCGCGCACGTGCCCGCCGACTGGACCGACCTGGACCGCAGGGCCGTGGACACGATCCGCGTACTCGCCGCGGACGCGGTGCAGAAGTGCGGCAGCGGCCACCCGGGCACCGCGATGAGCCTGGCCCCGCTGGCGTACACGCTGTTCCAGCGCGTCATGCGGCACGACCCGGCCGACCCGGACTGGATGGGCCGCGACCGGTTCGTGCTCTCCGCCGGGCACTCCAGCCTCACCCTCTACATCCAGCTGTACCTGGCCGGCTACGGCCTGGAGCGGGAGGACCTGGAGCAGCTCCGCAAGTGGGGCTCGCTGACCCCGGGTCACCCGGAGTACGGCCACACCCGCGGCGTCGAGATGACCACCGGCCCGCTGGGCCAGGGCCTCTCCTCCGCGGTCGGCATGGCGATCGCGTCGCGCCGTGAGCGCGGCCTGTTCGACCCGGACGCCCCCGAGGGCGCCTCGCCGTTCGACCACCAGATCTACGTGATCGCCTCGGACGGCGACATCGAGGAGGGCGTCGCCTCCGAGGCGTCGTCGCTGGCCGGCCGCCAGGAGCTCGGCAACCTCACGGTGATCTACGACGCCAACGAGATCTCGATCGAGGACGACACCGCGATCGCCCTCAACGAGGACACCGCGAAGCGCTACGAGGCCTACGGCTGGCACGTCCAGACCGTCGAGGGCGGCGAGAACGTCACCGGCATCCTCGACGCGCTCGAGGCGGCCCGCGCCGAGACCGCACGGCCGTCGATGATCGTGCTGCGCACGGTGATCGGCTACCCGGCGCCCAACAAGATGAACACCGGGGCCGCGCACGGCGCCGCGCTGGGCGACGACGAGGTGCGCGCCGTCAAGGAGGTCCTGGGCTTCGACCCGGACCGCGACTTCGAGGTCGACGACGACGTGCTCGCGCACACCCGCGCGGTCGGCGAGCGCTCCCGCGCCGCACACGACGCGTGGCAGGGCACCTTCGACGAGTGGGCCGGCCGCGAGCCGCACCGCAAGCAGCTGCTCGACCGGCTGGTCGCGGGCCGCCTGCCCGAGGGCTGGGCCGAGGCGCTCCCGACCTTCGAGGCCGACGAGAAGGGCCTCGCGACCCGGAAGGCGTCCGGTTCCGTGCTGGCCGCCCTCGCCGACGTCCTGCCGGAGCTGTGGGGCGGCTCGGCCGACCTCGCGGAGTCGAACAACACCTCGATGAAGGGCGTCGACTCGTTCGGCCCCAAGTCGGCGTCGACCGGCATGTGGACCACCAGCCCGTACGGCCGCACGCTGCACTTCGGTGTCCGCGAGCACGCCATGGGCGCGGTCCTCAACGGCATCGCGCTGCACGGCCCGACCCGCGCCTACGGCGGCACGTTCCTGGTCTTCTCCGACTACATGCGCCCGGCCGTCCGGCTGGCCGCGCTGATGAAGACCAACCCGATCTACGTCTGGACGCACGACTCGATCGGTCTCGGCGAGGACGGCCCGACCCACCAGCCGATCGAACACCTCGCGGCGCTGCGCGCCATCCCGGGCCTCTCGGTCGTCCGCCCCGGCGACGCCAACGAGACCACCTACGCCTGGAAGGCCGCCCTCGAGGCGGTCGACGGCGGCCCGGTCGGGTTCGCGCTCACCCGGCAGAACGTCCCGACGCTGACCGGTACGACCGCCGAGGGCGTCGCCCGCGGCGGCTACGTCCTGGAGGAGGCCTCGTCCGGCGTCCCGCAGCTCGTGATCGTCGCGACCGGCTCGGAGCTGCACCTCGCGGTGCGGGCGCGCAAGACCCTCGAGGCCGAGGGCTTCGGTACCCGGGTGGTGTCGATGCCGTGCATCGAGTGGTTCGAGGCGCAGGACCAGGACTACCGCGACTCGGTGCTGCCGCCCGCGGTGCGGGCCCGGGTGTCCGTCGAGGCGGGCATCGCGATGCCGTGGCGCGGCTACGTCGGCGACGCCGGCCGCTCGGTGTCCATCGAGCACTTCGGCGCCAGCGCCGACCAGGCCACCCTGTTCGAGAAGTTCGGCTTCACCGCCGACACCGTCGCCGAGGCCGCGCGGGAGACCCTCGCCGCGGCCGAGAAGAGCTCCTGA
- a CDS encoding heme o synthase: MRATVAAYLGLTKTRIIEQLLVVTVPAMFLAQRGVPSLWLIVATLFGGAMAAAAAHALNCVADADIDQKMKRTARRPLAKGQVPTRHALIFGLVLAALSSVWLGFTTNWLAAALSLAAIAFYVLVYTLLLKRRTSQNIVWGGAAGCMPVVIGWAAVTGSVEWPALVMFGVIFFWTPPHFWALAMRYREDYAAAGVPMLPVIAPAPAVTVRIVVYSWVMVAWSLLLLPATSWVYLAVAALGGIYFVVRAHKLHAEVKAGGEVSPMPLFHLSNIYLCVLFAAIAVDAALGLPLLF; encoded by the coding sequence GTGCGCGCCACCGTGGCGGCCTACCTCGGCCTCACCAAGACCCGGATCATCGAGCAGCTGCTCGTGGTCACCGTGCCCGCGATGTTCCTCGCGCAGCGCGGCGTCCCGTCGCTGTGGCTGATCGTCGCCACGTTGTTCGGCGGGGCGATGGCCGCGGCCGCGGCGCACGCGCTGAACTGTGTCGCCGACGCCGACATCGACCAGAAGATGAAGCGCACCGCCCGGCGGCCGCTGGCGAAGGGCCAGGTCCCCACCCGGCACGCGCTGATCTTCGGTCTGGTGCTCGCGGCGCTCAGCTCGGTCTGGCTCGGGTTCACCACGAACTGGCTCGCCGCCGCGCTGTCGCTGGCCGCGATCGCCTTCTACGTGCTCGTCTACACGCTGCTGCTGAAGCGGCGGACCTCGCAGAACATCGTCTGGGGCGGTGCCGCGGGCTGCATGCCGGTGGTGATCGGCTGGGCCGCCGTCACCGGCTCGGTCGAGTGGCCGGCCCTGGTCATGTTCGGCGTGATCTTCTTCTGGACGCCGCCGCACTTCTGGGCGCTCGCGATGCGTTACCGCGAGGACTACGCCGCGGCCGGTGTGCCGATGCTCCCGGTGATCGCCCCCGCTCCCGCGGTCACGGTCCGGATCGTCGTCTACAGCTGGGTGATGGTGGCGTGGAGCCTGCTCCTGCTGCCGGCGACGTCGTGGGTGTACCTCGCCGTCGCGGCGCTCGGCGGTATCTACTTCGTCGTCCGGGCGCACAAGCTGCACGCCGAGGTGAAGGCGGGCGGCGAGGTGTCGCCGATGCCGCTGTTCCACCTCTCGAACATCTACCTGTGCGTGCTGTTCGCGGCGATCGCCGTCGACGCGGCGCTCGGGCTCCCGCTGCTGTTCTGA